From Halalkalicoccus subterraneus, one genomic window encodes:
- a CDS encoding acyl-CoA dehydrogenase family protein: MELTAEQRAIRDLVREFATEELRPQAGEADRTQTFPEDAWDGLAELDLAGLTVPEEYGGFDADRTTYSLVNEELAYGHLSVATALSVHCLATACIAQFGGEDLKERWLPEMVSGRPVGAFALSEPDAGSNPAAMSTHAEREGEGYVINGKKQWITNGSRAGVVILFAKTGDGEITQFLVPADSEGLEVGKKEEKLGLRASDTTALLFDDVRIPAGNRLTEEGRGLSAALSILTGGRIGIASQSVGLAQAAMDDALSYATEREQFGGPLSDVQTIQHKLADMETQLRAARLLTREAARKEDAGKDPRMDASIAKYFASEAAMTITNEAVQIHGGYGYTTDFDVERYYRDARITTIYEGTSQIQKSVIARGLLE; this comes from the coding sequence ATGGAACTCACCGCGGAACAGCGCGCGATCCGGGATCTCGTCCGGGAGTTCGCAACCGAGGAGCTACGGCCCCAAGCTGGCGAAGCGGACCGCACGCAGACGTTTCCCGAAGACGCCTGGGACGGGCTGGCCGAACTCGATCTCGCTGGACTCACGGTCCCGGAGGAGTACGGCGGGTTCGACGCCGACAGGACGACCTACAGTCTCGTCAACGAGGAGCTCGCCTATGGCCATCTCTCGGTGGCAACCGCGCTTTCCGTGCACTGTCTCGCGACCGCCTGTATCGCCCAGTTCGGCGGCGAGGACCTGAAAGAGCGGTGGCTTCCCGAAATGGTTTCGGGGCGGCCCGTCGGCGCGTTCGCGCTGTCCGAGCCCGACGCCGGGTCGAACCCCGCGGCAATGTCGACGCACGCCGAGCGAGAGGGAGAGGGATACGTCATCAATGGGAAGAAACAGTGGATCACGAACGGCTCGCGGGCGGGCGTCGTGATCCTCTTCGCGAAGACTGGCGACGGGGAGATCACGCAGTTCCTCGTCCCCGCCGACAGCGAGGGCCTCGAAGTCGGCAAGAAAGAGGAGAAACTCGGGCTTCGCGCGAGCGACACCACCGCACTGCTGTTCGACGACGTACGGATCCCAGCCGGGAACCGACTCACGGAGGAGGGTCGGGGACTGAGCGCCGCGCTGTCGATTCTCACTGGCGGACGCATCGGAATCGCGAGCCAATCGGTCGGATTGGCCCAGGCCGCGATGGATGATGCGCTCTCGTACGCCACCGAACGCGAGCAGTTCGGCGGCCCCCTCTCGGACGTGCAGACGATCCAGCACAAGCTCGCCGACATGGAGACGCAACTCCGGGCCGCCCGGCTGCTGACGCGCGAGGCTGCCAGAAAGGAGGATGCGGGCAAAGATCCACGAATGGACGCCAGCATCGCGAAGTACTTCGCGAGTGAGGCAGCCATGACGATCACCAACGAGGCCGTCCAGATCCACGGCGGCTACGGCTACACGACTGACTTCGACGTCGAGCGCTACTACCGGGACGCCCGG